A region of Streptomyces sp. NBC_01750 DNA encodes the following proteins:
- a CDS encoding PP2C family protein-serine/threonine phosphatase encodes MPYIAVTALSHDGLIRDHNEDSLVVGPWTLCGTVTENPQTLLFPFGTPLVVAVADGLGGQPAGEVASALVVRQLAALGPTLDGEEAVRDVLDLCNHAVYAATGGFPERVTMGTTVAGAVVLADSLLAFNVGDSKVFEVTDDGLRQVSVDDSPPPAPGRRTTSAVTQTLGGSPTFTAITAHTAAAPVSAGLRYLICTDGLTDPVPDDVIDGLLRVHDDGRAAYELWKAAIEAGGPDNITLALVRIGE; translated from the coding sequence GTGCCGTACATAGCGGTGACCGCCTTGAGCCATGACGGGCTGATCCGGGATCACAACGAGGACAGCCTCGTGGTCGGACCGTGGACGCTGTGCGGCACCGTGACCGAGAATCCTCAGACGCTCCTGTTCCCCTTCGGCACACCGCTCGTCGTCGCGGTCGCCGACGGGCTCGGCGGGCAGCCGGCCGGCGAAGTGGCGAGTGCACTGGTCGTCCGGCAACTCGCCGCTCTGGGGCCTACGTTGGACGGCGAGGAGGCCGTCCGTGACGTGCTGGACCTCTGCAATCACGCGGTGTATGCGGCGACCGGCGGGTTTCCCGAGCGGGTCACCATGGGAACCACGGTCGCGGGTGCCGTCGTGCTGGCGGATTCGCTGCTGGCGTTCAATGTCGGCGACAGCAAGGTGTTCGAGGTGACTGACGACGGACTTCGCCAGGTGAGCGTGGACGACAGCCCGCCGCCGGCACCCGGGCGGCGCACCACGTCAGCCGTCACGCAGACGCTCGGCGGCAGCCCCACATTCACCGCCATCACGGCGCACACGGCCGCCGCCCCGGTGTCCGCGGGCCTTCGCTACCTGATCTGCACCGACGGGCTGACCGACCCGGTGCCGGACGATGTGATCGACGGCCTGCTACGGGTGCACGACGACGGCCGGGCCGCCTACGAGTTGTGGAAGGCCGCCATCGAGGCCGGAGGGCCTGACAACATCACGCTCGCTCTGGTGCGTATCGGCGAGTAG
- a CDS encoding maleylpyruvate isomerase family mycothiol-dependent enzyme, which yields MAGQEVRGTLPEGLGDAIRDTAEDIAALLRGVADTGVPVPGSEWSVGAAAAHLAQANELMADIAAGQERGYGDGTPQSLAAANERALAEFDERGADPLAEMIVAQAAAFLKAVDQHAIEGTVVTPLGPMSRAELGSYLLAHMLGHGYDLARALGRPHMIDRGRVELTLPFLITAMPRVVDTAAAAGLTARYTIRLWGGARFGVTLTDGAVAVSAQPSSRPDCTILTEPVTFLLMALGRCDPWGAIARGRVLTWGRKPWLAPRFPTLFTAP from the coding sequence GTGGCTGGGCAGGAAGTACGAGGCACTCTGCCCGAGGGGCTCGGTGACGCGATACGCGACACCGCCGAGGACATCGCCGCGCTGCTGCGCGGAGTTGCCGACACGGGTGTTCCGGTACCCGGGTCCGAGTGGAGCGTCGGGGCGGCGGCAGCGCATCTGGCGCAGGCCAATGAGCTGATGGCCGATATCGCGGCAGGGCAGGAGCGCGGCTACGGGGACGGCACCCCGCAGAGCCTGGCCGCGGCCAATGAGCGCGCGCTGGCCGAGTTCGACGAGCGCGGGGCCGATCCGCTGGCCGAGATGATCGTGGCGCAGGCCGCCGCATTCCTCAAGGCGGTGGACCAGCACGCGATCGAGGGGACTGTGGTCACCCCCCTCGGCCCGATGAGCCGGGCCGAACTGGGCTCGTACCTGCTGGCGCACATGCTCGGGCACGGCTACGACCTCGCCCGCGCGCTCGGCCGTCCGCACATGATCGACCGCGGCCGGGTCGAACTGACCCTGCCCTTCCTGATCACGGCCATGCCACGGGTGGTCGACACCGCCGCCGCCGCTGGGCTGACCGCCCGCTACACGATCCGTCTGTGGGGCGGCGCCCGCTTCGGCGTCACGCTCACGGACGGCGCCGTCGCCGTGAGCGCGCAGCCATCGAGCCGCCCGGACTGCACCATCCTCACCGAGCCGGTCACCTTCCTGCTCATGGCGCTCGGCCGCTGCGACCCGTGGGGAGCAATCGCCCGGGGCCGCGTGCTCACCTGGGGCCGCAAGCCCTGGCTCGCTCCCCGCTTCCCGACACTTTTCACGGCGCCCTGA
- a CDS encoding phosphoribosyltransferase family protein, which produces MLFTDRTDAGRRLAEALRHLQEEKPVVLGLPRGGVPVAYQVARALGAPLDVIVVRKLGVPYHRELAFGAIGEGGVRVISDDIVRRGRIRREELTSVEHAEEAELARQARRFREDRPRVALEGRTAIIVDDGIATGATAAAACEVVRAQGAGRVVLAVPVAPPDAAAWLRTKADEVVCLSTPAMFSAVGEWYQDFSQTPDEEVVSLLAQAADVGSTKAEVTAVEVDAGGVPLTGDLTLPDGAGAIVMFAHGSGSSRHSPRNRHVATTLNRAGLGTLLFDLLTPAEEADRANVFDIETLARRLADATRWLRSRESFPIGYFGASTGAAAALRAAAPADSSAGPAIGAVVSRGGRPDLAGPRLGEVRAPTLLIVGGHDTLVLDLNRHAQAELRCENRLEIVPGATHLFEEPGALDQVADLARSWFVRHLSGSRPIPDPPS; this is translated from the coding sequence GTGCTGTTCACCGATCGCACGGACGCGGGACGGCGCCTGGCGGAAGCGCTACGGCACCTCCAGGAGGAGAAGCCCGTCGTCCTGGGCCTGCCCCGGGGCGGAGTCCCGGTGGCCTATCAAGTGGCGCGGGCGCTCGGCGCCCCGCTCGATGTGATCGTGGTCCGCAAGCTCGGTGTCCCGTACCACCGTGAGCTGGCGTTCGGTGCCATCGGCGAAGGCGGAGTGCGGGTCATCAGCGACGACATCGTCCGCCGAGGCAGGATCCGGCGCGAGGAACTCACATCGGTCGAGCACGCCGAGGAGGCGGAACTCGCACGGCAGGCCCGGCGGTTCCGCGAGGACCGGCCGCGCGTGGCACTCGAGGGCCGGACGGCGATCATCGTGGACGACGGGATCGCCACCGGTGCCACGGCGGCGGCTGCCTGCGAGGTCGTACGGGCGCAGGGAGCGGGCCGTGTGGTGCTGGCCGTTCCGGTGGCGCCGCCGGATGCTGCCGCCTGGCTGCGCACCAAGGCGGACGAGGTGGTCTGCCTCTCCACGCCGGCCATGTTCTCCGCCGTCGGCGAGTGGTACCAGGACTTCTCCCAGACCCCCGACGAAGAAGTCGTCTCGCTGCTCGCACAGGCCGCGGACGTCGGGTCCACGAAGGCCGAGGTCACCGCGGTCGAGGTGGACGCCGGCGGGGTCCCGCTGACCGGGGACCTCACCCTCCCCGACGGTGCCGGAGCGATCGTGATGTTCGCCCACGGCTCCGGCAGCAGCCGCCACAGCCCGCGCAACCGGCACGTGGCGACGACCCTGAACCGTGCGGGTCTGGGGACCTTGCTCTTCGACCTGCTCACACCGGCGGAGGAAGCCGACCGGGCGAACGTCTTCGACATCGAAACCCTGGCCCGGCGGCTGGCGGACGCCACCCGCTGGCTGCGGAGCCGCGAGTCCTTCCCGATCGGCTACTTCGGAGCGAGCACCGGAGCCGCGGCGGCGCTGCGGGCCGCGGCGCCCGCCGACTCCTCGGCCGGCCCGGCCATCGGTGCCGTGGTCTCCCGCGGCGGCCGGCCCGACCTCGCCGGACCGCGGCTCGGCGAGGTACGGGCGCCCACACTGCTCATCGTGGGCGGCCACGACACATTGGTGCTCGATCTCAACCGGCACGCGCAGGCGGAGCTGCGCTGCGAGAACCGGCTCGAGATCGTCCCCGGCGCCACGCATCTCTTCGAGGAACCCGGGGCCCTGGACCAGGTCGCGGACCTCGCCCGCTCCTGGTTCGTCAGGCACTTGAGCGGTTCCCGGCCGATCCCTGACCCACCGTCATAG
- a CDS encoding NPCBM/NEW2 domain-containing protein: MHTERHIFRERLAAVAAALALLTGGGVLIAVPAAAAGTTAIAGKAATAVATPTTPTTATTPAVDNGLARTPQMGFNNWNSTHCRAEFNEAMVKGIADTFVSQGLKNAGYTYVNIDDCWALPSRDAAGNLVPDPVRFPGGIKAVADYVHSKGLKFGIYSSAGTKTCDVQGFPGGLGHEQQDADLWASWGVDYLKYDNCNNTGADARQRYTAMANALKATGRPILYSICEWGENQPWNWAPDIGNSWRTTGDISDSWSSMIGIAHRNQGLAPYAKPGAWNDPDMLEVGNGGMSDTEYRTHFSLWAQMAAPLLIGSDLRSASAATLAILKNTDVIAVDQDSLGKQATVVASSGGLVVMSKPLADGGRSVTLTNETTSTKTVSTTVGAIGIGGASSYALKDLWSRQTSTTTGTISASVPAHGTVMYRVTPGAPVPPPAGVNQLSDLSWTSAVNGWGPVERDRSNGEQAAGDGRTLTVNGTTYAKGLGTHAGSTVTYYLGGSCTTLTTGVGVDDESGGANGSVVFQIYRDGTKVADSGRLTGADASGELTADLTGGLELRLVITDSGDGINYDHADWAAPRLTCI; encoded by the coding sequence ATGCACACCGAACGACACATCTTCAGAGAGCGTCTGGCCGCCGTCGCCGCCGCGCTCGCGTTGCTCACCGGCGGCGGGGTGCTCATCGCCGTCCCGGCCGCCGCAGCCGGCACGACCGCCATCGCCGGCAAGGCCGCCACGGCTGTCGCGACACCCACGACTCCCACGACTGCCACGACACCGGCCGTCGACAACGGCCTGGCGCGTACGCCTCAGATGGGCTTCAACAACTGGAACTCCACCCACTGCCGGGCCGAGTTCAACGAGGCGATGGTCAAGGGCATCGCGGACACCTTCGTCTCGCAGGGCCTCAAGAACGCCGGGTACACCTACGTCAATATCGACGACTGCTGGGCGCTCCCCTCGCGCGACGCCGCCGGGAATCTCGTCCCCGACCCGGTGCGCTTCCCGGGCGGCATCAAGGCAGTCGCCGACTATGTGCATTCCAAGGGACTGAAGTTCGGAATCTACTCGAGTGCCGGCACCAAGACCTGTGACGTACAGGGGTTTCCCGGCGGTCTCGGCCACGAGCAGCAGGATGCCGACCTGTGGGCGTCCTGGGGCGTGGACTACCTCAAGTACGACAACTGCAACAACACGGGTGCCGACGCCAGGCAGCGCTACACGGCGATGGCCAACGCGCTGAAGGCGACCGGCCGGCCCATCCTCTACAGCATCTGCGAGTGGGGAGAGAACCAGCCCTGGAACTGGGCGCCGGACATCGGCAACTCCTGGCGCACCACCGGGGACATCAGCGATTCCTGGTCCAGCATGATCGGCATCGCGCACCGGAACCAGGGGCTGGCGCCGTATGCCAAGCCCGGCGCCTGGAACGACCCGGACATGCTCGAGGTCGGCAACGGCGGGATGAGCGACACCGAGTACCGCACCCACTTCAGTCTCTGGGCGCAGATGGCCGCACCGCTGCTGATCGGCAGTGATCTGCGCAGCGCCTCCGCCGCCACCCTCGCGATCCTGAAGAACACCGACGTCATCGCGGTCGACCAGGACAGCCTGGGCAAGCAGGCCACCGTGGTGGCAAGCTCCGGCGGCCTGGTGGTGATGTCCAAACCCCTGGCGGACGGCGGCCGTTCGGTGACTCTCACGAATGAGACCACGTCCACGAAGACGGTCTCGACGACCGTCGGGGCGATCGGGATCGGTGGCGCGTCCTCGTACGCCCTCAAGGATCTCTGGTCCCGGCAGACCAGCACCACCACGGGCACCATCAGCGCTTCGGTGCCCGCCCACGGCACGGTCATGTACCGCGTGACGCCGGGCGCCCCGGTGCCGCCGCCGGCCGGGGTCAACCAGCTCAGCGACCTGTCATGGACGTCGGCGGTCAACGGCTGGGGCCCCGTCGAACGCGACCGCAGCAACGGCGAACAGGCCGCCGGAGACGGCAGGACCCTCACCGTCAACGGCACCACCTACGCCAAGGGCCTGGGCACCCACGCGGGGTCCACGGTCACGTACTACCTCGGCGGCAGCTGCACGACACTCACCACCGGCGTCGGTGTCGACGACGAGTCGGGCGGTGCGAACGGGTCGGTGGTCTTCCAGATCTACCGGGACGGCACCAAGGTCGCCGACAGCGGCCGGCTCACCGGAGCCGACGCGTCCGGAGAGCTCACCGCGGATCTCACCGGCGGCCTGGAACTCAGGCTGGTGATCACCGACAGCGGCGACGGCATCAACTACGACCACGCGGATTGGGCGGCACCCAGGCTCACCTGCATCTGA
- a CDS encoding PP2C family protein-serine/threonine phosphatase: MIQTRDDQRDRPRIWKLKKRTAGSGTPARPDEGPGAALAAGATQLDQPRTAALLAGAPALIVFAVALLALLSGTGATWLPLLAVGPTLAAATSRPGGVLRIGFIAVALGAVFGVRGGAPGREQAIVLSALVAVTLASSLASALRGRRERVLEAVRSVAEAAQHALLRPVPATVGQFQVAVRYSAAAAEARIGGDLYALVPTPYGIRLIVGDVRGKGLPAVSTAALVLGVFREAAYDEPDLLDVVGRIERSLARNLGPDDFVTAVVAGYAGGERMEIVNCGHAPPLLVRGSDVRAVEPTHPTPPLGLSALTGEAPNLQVLSFTDGDQLLLYTDGVTEARNHSREFYPLIEGVARHLSDEPSRTVAALHNELLEHVGGRLHDDAALLLLRKPAVAGSAASTRGASTAAMAPQAPGAR, encoded by the coding sequence ATGATTCAGACCCGAGACGATCAGCGCGACCGCCCACGGATCTGGAAGCTCAAGAAGCGGACGGCCGGCTCCGGCACGCCGGCCAGGCCGGACGAGGGGCCGGGAGCGGCCCTGGCCGCCGGGGCGACACAGCTGGACCAGCCGCGCACCGCCGCACTCCTCGCCGGCGCGCCCGCACTGATCGTCTTTGCGGTGGCGCTCCTCGCCCTCCTCAGCGGAACCGGGGCGACCTGGTTGCCGCTGCTCGCCGTCGGACCCACGCTGGCCGCCGCCACCAGCAGGCCGGGGGGAGTCCTCCGTATCGGCTTCATCGCCGTGGCGCTGGGCGCGGTGTTCGGCGTCCGTGGCGGTGCGCCGGGGCGTGAGCAGGCAATCGTGCTGTCCGCACTGGTCGCCGTCACCCTCGCGAGCAGCCTGGCCAGCGCGCTGCGCGGGCGTCGCGAAAGGGTGCTGGAGGCCGTCCGCTCGGTCGCCGAAGCCGCCCAGCACGCCCTTCTCAGGCCCGTGCCTGCCACTGTCGGTCAGTTCCAGGTGGCTGTCCGCTACAGCGCCGCCGCGGCGGAGGCCCGTATCGGCGGGGACCTCTACGCCCTCGTTCCCACCCCGTACGGGATCAGGCTGATCGTCGGTGATGTGCGGGGCAAGGGGCTGCCCGCGGTGAGCACCGCCGCTCTGGTGCTCGGTGTCTTCCGTGAAGCCGCCTATGACGAGCCGGACCTTCTGGATGTCGTCGGCAGGATCGAGCGGAGCCTCGCGCGGAACCTGGGTCCCGACGACTTCGTCACCGCCGTCGTCGCCGGGTACGCCGGGGGCGAGCGCATGGAGATAGTCAACTGTGGACACGCCCCTCCGCTGCTGGTGCGGGGCAGCGACGTCAGGGCTGTCGAACCGACGCATCCGACTCCGCCTCTCGGGCTGAGTGCCCTCACCGGCGAGGCCCCGAACCTTCAGGTGCTGTCTTTCACCGACGGCGACCAGTTGCTCCTCTACACCGACGGGGTGACCGAGGCCCGCAACCACAGTCGTGAGTTCTACCCGCTCATCGAGGGGGTGGCACGGCACCTGTCGGACGAGCCGTCCCGTACCGTCGCCGCGCTGCACAACGAGCTGCTGGAGCACGTGGGCGGCCGCCTCCACGACGACGCGGCACTGCTTCTGCTCCGGAAACCGGCCGTTGCCGGCTCGGCGGCGTCCACGAGGGGTGCGTCCACAGCCGCCATGGCGCCTCAGGCGCCGGGCGCGCGGTAG
- a CDS encoding histone deacetylase has product MIRARRPETVTGARDGYRADVPLVWYAAYGSNMDLERLNRYLAGCRDSRPPARSVAVMLPGMLYFATESQVWTGGRAFYDPDGGGELPARAHLLTATQFSDIAAQEMYREPGPDLDLTEVLSRGRAETGPGRYETLVCAGLLDGRPVLTFTAPWRVSDVAVKPPAAAYLRHLVAGVVAAHGWSALRAAEYLAGCPGAEGRWTAAEIAALIPDGNGSGNGSASE; this is encoded by the coding sequence GTGATCAGAGCCCGACGGCCCGAAACAGTCACCGGGGCCCGCGACGGATACCGCGCAGACGTCCCTCTCGTCTGGTACGCGGCGTACGGCTCCAATATGGATCTTGAACGGCTGAACCGCTACCTCGCCGGCTGCCGGGACTCCCGCCCGCCCGCGCGTTCGGTGGCGGTCATGCTGCCGGGGATGCTGTACTTCGCCACCGAGTCGCAGGTGTGGACCGGCGGCCGAGCGTTCTACGACCCTGACGGCGGCGGCGAACTGCCGGCCCGTGCCCACTTGCTGACGGCCACGCAGTTCTCCGACATCGCCGCGCAGGAGATGTACCGCGAGCCGGGCCCGGACCTCGATCTGACGGAGGTTCTCAGCCGTGGGCGCGCGGAGACGGGCCCCGGGCGGTACGAGACGCTGGTGTGCGCCGGCCTGCTGGACGGTCGTCCCGTGCTGACGTTCACGGCCCCCTGGCGCGTCTCGGACGTCGCGGTGAAACCGCCCGCCGCGGCCTACCTGCGGCATCTGGTGGCGGGGGTCGTCGCGGCACACGGCTGGAGTGCGCTGCGGGCTGCCGAGTATCTGGCGGGCTGCCCGGGGGCCGAGGGGCGGTGGACGGCCGCGGAGATCGCGGCACTGATCCCCGACGGGAACGGGAGCGGGAACGGGAGCGCTTCGGAGTGA
- a CDS encoding GYD domain-containing protein, which translates to MSKYLVRAKLTTEGLKGLLREGGTARREVVERMVQSVGGQLESMHWAFGDEDVYVTADLPNNASAAALGLVVSAAGGVRTSIVVLLTPEEIDEAVRQKVDYRAPGA; encoded by the coding sequence ATGTCGAAATACCTCGTCAGAGCCAAGTTGACCACGGAGGGACTGAAAGGTCTGCTCAGGGAAGGCGGCACAGCGCGCCGTGAGGTCGTCGAACGCATGGTCCAGAGCGTGGGGGGCCAGCTCGAATCAATGCACTGGGCATTCGGTGACGAGGACGTCTATGTCACGGCGGACCTGCCGAACAACGCCTCCGCCGCGGCCCTGGGTCTCGTTGTGTCCGCGGCCGGCGGCGTGCGCACGAGCATCGTCGTACTGCTGACGCCCGAGGAGATCGACGAGGCGGTCCGCCAGAAGGTGGACTACCGCGCGCCCGGCGCCTGA
- the corA gene encoding magnesium/cobalt transporter CorA: MISNLRRAVRRAARRTVDLSHPARSPLGSTVVNCVIYEDGVRQPETCPVDEAVRRVRKTGRGFVWIGLHEPSETEFAGVAELFGLHPLAVEDAVNAHQRPKVERYEETLFAVFKTCRYVEHEELTATSEVVDTGELMIFTGTDFVITVRHGRHGSLGPLREALEAMPEQLAKGPAAVLHAIADHVVDDYLAVADAVQSDIDAAESAVFSERAGSGDAGRIYQLKRELLELKRAVAPLDRPLHALATQPLPPVGQDIQPYFRDVADHLARVTEQITSFDALLDSVLQAHLAQVTVAQNEDMRKITAWAAIIAVPTMVCGVYGMNFDHMPELHWTYGYPLVLVVMVAVCFVVHRSFRRNGWL; this comes from the coding sequence GTGATCAGCAATCTCCGCCGTGCGGTGCGCCGCGCCGCCCGCAGGACAGTGGACCTGAGCCATCCGGCCCGCTCCCCGCTCGGCAGCACGGTCGTCAACTGCGTGATCTACGAGGACGGCGTGCGGCAGCCCGAGACCTGTCCGGTCGACGAGGCCGTACGGCGGGTCCGCAAGACCGGGCGCGGCTTTGTGTGGATCGGGCTGCACGAACCCTCCGAGACGGAGTTCGCCGGGGTCGCCGAGCTGTTCGGTCTGCATCCGCTGGCCGTCGAGGACGCGGTGAACGCGCATCAGCGGCCCAAGGTGGAACGGTACGAGGAGACGCTGTTCGCCGTCTTCAAGACGTGCCGCTACGTCGAGCACGAGGAACTCACCGCCACCAGCGAAGTGGTGGACACCGGGGAGCTCATGATCTTCACCGGTACCGACTTCGTGATCACCGTCCGGCACGGCAGGCACGGTTCACTCGGCCCGCTCCGGGAGGCCCTGGAGGCCATGCCCGAGCAGCTGGCCAAGGGCCCTGCCGCCGTGCTCCACGCCATAGCCGACCATGTGGTCGACGACTATCTCGCCGTGGCGGACGCCGTGCAGAGCGACATCGACGCTGCCGAGTCCGCCGTCTTCAGCGAGCGGGCGGGCAGTGGCGACGCCGGCCGGATCTATCAGCTCAAGCGCGAGCTGCTGGAGCTCAAGCGCGCGGTGGCGCCGCTGGACCGGCCGCTGCACGCCCTGGCCACCCAGCCGCTGCCGCCGGTCGGCCAGGACATCCAGCCGTACTTCCGTGATGTCGCCGACCATCTGGCCCGCGTCACGGAGCAGATCACGTCGTTCGACGCGCTGCTCGACTCGGTCCTCCAGGCCCATCTCGCGCAGGTGACCGTCGCCCAGAACGAGGACATGCGCAAGATCACCGCGTGGGCGGCGATCATCGCCGTACCGACCATGGTCTGCGGGGTGTACGGCATGAACTTCGACCACATGCCGGAGCTGCACTGGACCTACGGCTACCCGCTCGTCCTCGTCGTCATGGTCGCCGTCTGCTTCGTCGTCCACCGCAGCTTCCGCCGTAACGGCTGGCTCTGA
- a CDS encoding HAD-IIA family hydrolase produces MERIRAVLIDIDGVLTVSWKPLPGAVAAMERLRAAGLPLALVTNNTSRTRAAIAAKLSAVGFPVGVEDILTAPAVTAAYLREHYPDARCLLINTGDVRDDLAGVSLLDEGDDTAPDVVVFGGAGDDFTYPVLNRAFRELQRGAPLVAMHRNLYWRTSDGLELDTGAFLLGLERAARVEAEITGKPAEAFFATALAHLGADASETVMVGDDIESDVLAAQRSAITGVLVKTGKYLPETHEAADGTPEHVLDSFADLPDLLEL; encoded by the coding sequence ATGGAGCGAATCCGCGCGGTCCTGATCGATATCGACGGCGTGCTCACGGTGTCCTGGAAGCCGCTGCCCGGCGCCGTAGCCGCCATGGAACGCCTGCGCGCCGCGGGGCTCCCACTGGCGCTGGTCACCAACAACACCTCACGGACCCGCGCCGCGATCGCGGCGAAGCTGTCGGCTGTGGGCTTTCCGGTCGGCGTGGAGGACATCCTCACGGCACCCGCCGTCACCGCCGCGTACCTGCGCGAGCACTATCCGGACGCCCGCTGCCTGCTGATCAACACCGGTGACGTACGGGACGATCTCGCGGGCGTGTCACTCCTCGACGAAGGTGATGACACAGCCCCTGACGTGGTGGTCTTCGGCGGTGCGGGCGACGACTTCACGTATCCGGTCCTCAACCGTGCTTTCCGTGAGCTGCAGCGCGGTGCGCCGCTCGTCGCGATGCACCGGAATCTGTACTGGCGTACCTCGGACGGGCTCGAGCTCGACACCGGGGCGTTCCTTCTGGGGCTGGAGCGGGCCGCCCGGGTCGAGGCGGAGATCACCGGCAAGCCGGCCGAGGCGTTCTTCGCCACCGCCCTGGCGCATCTCGGCGCGGACGCGTCGGAAACGGTGATGGTGGGCGACGACATCGAATCCGATGTACTGGCGGCTCAGCGCAGCGCGATCACCGGCGTGCTGGTGAAGACCGGCAAGTACCTGCCCGAGACGCACGAGGCGGCCGACGGCACACCGGAGCATGTTCTCGACTCTTTCGCCGACCTGCCTGACCTGCTGGAACTCTGA
- a CDS encoding IclR family transcriptional regulator produces the protein MGAQDGPTLITSVQRAFRLMEAVGAHEGGVPAKQLAREAGLPLATAYHLLRTLVHDGYLRKLDDGGFVIGDKLHMLHVGSSGQALLTRIRPTLAALRDETSAAAYLTFYEDGEIRVAEIVDSPRAPRVDLWVGFEDAGHATALGKCVLRELDQDSRSDYLSRHQLADLTPRTITHRPELLRRLESSPATPAVMDVEEYSLGTVCVAVPVYSGQTLGSLGVSVGADRLSRIDQVLAQLIPAANRVTRGLSLTI, from the coding sequence ATGGGTGCCCAGGACGGCCCAACGCTCATCACTTCCGTGCAGCGAGCCTTCCGCTTGATGGAAGCTGTGGGGGCACACGAGGGCGGCGTACCGGCGAAGCAGCTGGCACGCGAGGCCGGGCTGCCGCTGGCCACCGCGTACCACCTGCTGCGAACCCTGGTCCACGACGGGTACCTGCGGAAGCTGGACGACGGCGGGTTCGTCATCGGGGACAAGCTGCACATGCTGCACGTCGGAAGCAGTGGGCAGGCGCTGCTCACCCGTATCCGTCCCACGCTCGCCGCCCTGCGGGACGAAACGTCGGCCGCCGCCTACCTGACCTTCTACGAGGACGGCGAGATCCGGGTCGCCGAGATCGTCGACAGCCCGCGGGCGCCACGGGTCGACCTCTGGGTGGGATTCGAGGACGCCGGGCACGCCACGGCGCTGGGTAAGTGCGTTCTGCGTGAGCTGGACCAAGACTCCCGAAGCGACTACCTCTCCCGGCACCAGCTCGCCGATCTCACGCCGCGGACCATTACCCACCGTCCCGAACTGCTCCGACGACTCGAATCGTCACCCGCCACCCCGGCCGTCATGGACGTGGAGGAGTACTCCCTCGGTACGGTCTGCGTCGCCGTGCCCGTATACAGCGGTCAGACGCTCGGCTCGCTCGGTGTCTCCGTCGGGGCGGACCGGCTCTCCCGAATCGATCAAGTCCTCGCGCAGCTGATCCCGGCAGCGAATCGCGTGACCAGGGGCCTTTCGCTCACTATCTGA